One window from the genome of Streptococcus parasanguinis encodes:
- a CDS encoding 16S rRNA pseudouridine(516) synthase — MRLDQLMANHQYTRKDIKQLLARRQILVDHLPAQKLSQNIDPGLQQIQIGERIIQEPRHHYYMLHKPIGAVTAKRDAHHPTVIDLVDPQQEYPDLYPLGRLDRDTSGLLLLTDNGPLGFQLLHPQYHVEKVYEVEVNGPLYAAHIEQFQNGISFTDGPICKPASLTILESTPSYSKAQVRISEGKYHQVKKMFLAIGVKVMTLKRLSFGPFTLDPQLAPGESRPLNEVELTWVKDFLEKTR; from the coding sequence ATGAGATTAGATCAATTGATGGCAAACCATCAGTACACTCGCAAAGACATCAAACAACTTCTGGCCCGAAGGCAAATCTTGGTCGATCACCTACCAGCTCAAAAGCTATCCCAAAACATCGACCCTGGACTCCAACAGATTCAAATCGGGGAACGAATCATTCAAGAACCGCGTCACCACTACTACATGCTCCATAAACCAATCGGGGCTGTGACCGCTAAAAGAGACGCCCACCATCCAACGGTGATCGATCTAGTGGACCCTCAGCAAGAGTACCCAGATCTCTATCCGCTTGGTCGCCTCGATCGCGATACCAGTGGTTTGCTCCTCCTCACAGATAATGGTCCCTTAGGCTTTCAACTGCTCCATCCTCAATACCATGTGGAGAAGGTCTATGAGGTAGAAGTCAATGGCCCGCTTTATGCAGCCCACATCGAGCAATTTCAGAATGGGATTTCATTCACGGACGGCCCTATCTGTAAGCCTGCCTCCTTGACCATTCTAGAAAGTACCCCCAGCTACAGCAAGGCCCAGGTCCGAATCTCAGAAGGAAAATACCACCAAGTGAAAAAGATGTTTTTGGCCATCGGAGTCAAAGTAATGACCTTAAAACGCTTGTCTTTTGGTCCCTTCACCTTGGATCCTCAGTTAGCACCTGGCGAAAGCCGGCCTTTGAATGAGGTAGAGCTCACATGGGTCAAAGATTTCCTTGAAAAAACAAGATAA
- a CDS encoding prepilin peptidase, with protein sequence MINFYFFTIGTCIASFLGLVVDRFPNQFILAPRSHCDHCQHILGVWDLIPIISQLLHRFRCRYCHQPYPFWYCLFEVWSGLLFLACANGYLSLPQLLTLLGAAVLAIYDLRFMEYPLVIWCCLHALVLFLSGSNLLMLVFLLLAIGAHFFFIGMGAGDFLLLATFSLSFSSTQILILIQIASILGILFFALKKERDRIPFVPCLFLSYHALLLYTMFCR encoded by the coding sequence ATGATCAACTTTTATTTTTTTACCATCGGTACTTGTATCGCCTCTTTTTTGGGACTAGTTGTCGACCGTTTCCCAAACCAATTCATTCTCGCTCCTCGCAGTCATTGTGATCACTGCCAGCACATCCTTGGAGTTTGGGACCTCATCCCCATTATCTCGCAACTACTGCATCGCTTTCGCTGTCGCTATTGTCATCAGCCCTACCCATTTTGGTACTGCCTTTTTGAGGTCTGGAGTGGCCTGCTCTTTTTAGCCTGCGCCAATGGTTACCTTTCCCTGCCTCAACTTCTAACACTACTGGGAGCTGCCGTTTTAGCCATCTATGACCTTCGCTTTATGGAATACCCCTTGGTCATCTGGTGCTGTCTCCATGCCCTAGTCCTCTTTTTATCCGGTAGTAATCTCCTCATGCTGGTCTTTTTACTCCTTGCAATCGGAGCTCACTTTTTCTTTATCGGAATGGGAGCAGGAGATTTTCTCTTACTAGCTACCTTTTCGCTAAGCTTTTCTTCTACCCAGATCCTCATTCTCATTCAGATCGCATCCATCTTAGGCATTCTCTTCTTTGCTCTCAAAAAAGAAAGAGACCGGATTCCCTTTGTTCCCTGTCTCTTTCTCAGTTATCACGCTTTACTGCTTTATACGATGTTTTGCAGATAA
- the murD gene encoding UDP-N-acetylmuramoyl-L-alanine--D-glutamate ligase codes for MKFVKQFENKKVLVLGLAKSGESAARLLDRLGAIVTVNDGKPFEENPAAQSLLEEGIKVVTGGHPLELLDEDFAVMVKNPGIPYSNPMVEKALEKGIPVLTEVELAYLISDAPIIGITGSNGKTTTTTMIGEVLTAAGQGGLLSGNIGFPASQVAQTATEKDVLVMELSSFQLMGIEAFHPEIAVITNLMPTHIDYHGSFENYVAAKWNLQKNMTEKDVIVLNFNQDLAKELATKTKARVLPFSTIEKVDGAYLEDGLLKFKGEAVMRADELGVPGSHNVENALATIAVAKVRGVENEVIKETLSAFGGVKHRLQYVDEIQGVKFYNDSKSTNILATQKALSGFDNSKVILIAGGLDRGNEFDELVPHIAGLKEMVILGESAPRVKRAADKAGVSYVDATDVADAAKKAFDLASPGDVVLLSPANASWDMYPNFEVRGDEFLATVKGLK; via the coding sequence ATGAAATTTGTGAAACAATTTGAAAATAAAAAGGTTCTTGTATTAGGTTTGGCGAAGTCAGGCGAGTCAGCTGCCCGTTTGTTGGATCGCTTAGGAGCGATTGTGACCGTCAATGATGGCAAACCTTTTGAAGAAAATCCAGCAGCACAAAGTTTACTGGAAGAAGGGATTAAAGTTGTGACAGGAGGTCACCCTCTGGAATTGTTGGATGAAGACTTTGCAGTCATGGTCAAAAATCCAGGAATCCCTTATTCTAATCCAATGGTTGAAAAAGCGCTTGAAAAAGGCATTCCAGTCCTCACTGAAGTGGAATTGGCCTATCTGATTTCGGATGCGCCAATTATTGGGATTACAGGATCAAACGGAAAAACGACGACGACAACCATGATCGGGGAAGTCTTGACGGCTGCCGGCCAAGGTGGTCTATTGTCTGGGAATATCGGTTTTCCAGCTAGTCAAGTTGCACAAACAGCAACAGAAAAGGATGTTTTGGTCATGGAATTGTCTTCTTTCCAATTGATGGGAATTGAAGCCTTCCATCCAGAGATTGCAGTGATTACCAACCTCATGCCAACCCATATCGACTACCATGGTTCTTTTGAAAATTATGTAGCTGCCAAATGGAATCTTCAAAAGAATATGACAGAAAAAGATGTCATTGTATTAAACTTCAACCAAGACCTGGCTAAGGAACTGGCTACAAAAACCAAGGCAAGGGTCCTTCCATTTTCTACAATCGAAAAAGTGGACGGTGCTTATTTGGAAGATGGACTTCTCAAGTTTAAGGGAGAAGCTGTCATGCGTGCCGATGAACTGGGTGTTCCAGGAAGCCACAATGTAGAAAATGCCTTGGCAACGATTGCTGTTGCAAAAGTCCGGGGAGTAGAGAATGAGGTCATTAAAGAAACCTTGTCAGCCTTTGGGGGCGTTAAACACCGTCTACAATATGTAGATGAGATTCAAGGTGTCAAATTCTACAATGACAGTAAATCGACCAATATTTTAGCGACACAAAAAGCTCTTTCTGGTTTTGATAACAGCAAGGTTATCTTGATTGCAGGGGGGCTCGATCGTGGCAATGAATTTGATGAATTGGTACCTCACATTGCAGGTCTAAAGGAAATGGTGATTCTCGGGGAATCAGCTCCTCGAGTGAAACGTGCAGCAGATAAAGCGGGTGTTTCATATGTCGATGCGACAGATGTGGCAGATGCTGCAAAGAAAGCTTTCGACTTAGCTAGTCCTGGAGATGTTGTGCTCTTAAGTCCTGCCAATGCCAGCTGGGATATGTATCCGAATTTTGAAGTGCGTGGGGATGAATTCCTTGCTACAGTAAAAGGGTTGAAATAA
- a CDS encoding DUF3165 family protein, which produces MVYFILGILILLFYLFMTPKSIRGTLNSVTMVVLIVSIIVLTCLAIFQIFQLPSEFFVGAFLAFVGYLALVDISKMTTKQKK; this is translated from the coding sequence ATGGTCTATTTTATCTTAGGGATTTTGATTCTCCTTTTTTACCTTTTTATGACCCCCAAAAGTATTCGTGGTACCTTAAACAGTGTCACAATGGTGGTCTTGATCGTCTCCATTATCGTACTGACTTGTCTGGCCATTTTTCAGATATTCCAACTACCGTCTGAGTTTTTTGTCGGTGCCTTTCTCGCCTTTGTTGGCTACCTGGCTTTGGTGGATATTTCCAAAATGACGACCAAACAGAAAAAATAA
- the typA gene encoding translational GTPase TypA: MTKLREDIRNVAIIAHVDHGKTTLVDELLKQSHTLDERKELQERAMDSNDLEKERGITILAKNTAVAYNGTRINIMDTPGHADFGGEVERIMKMVDGVVLVVDAYEGTMPQTRFVLKKALEQDLVPIVVVNKIDKPSARPEEVVDEVLELFIELGADDDQLEFPVVYASAINGTSSLSDDPADQEHTMAPIFDTIIDHIPAPVDNSDEPLQFQVSLLDYNDFVGRIGIGRVFRGTVKVGDQVTLSKLDGTTKNFRVTKLFGFFGLERREIQEAKAGDLIAISGMEDIFVGETITPTDAVEALPILHIDEPTLQMTFLVNNSPFAGREGKWVTSRKVEERLQAELQTDVSLRVDPTDSPDKWTVSGRGELHLSILIETMRREGYELQVSRPEVIIKEIDGVQCEPFERVQIDTPEEYQGSVIQSLSERKGEMLDMISTGNGQTRLVFLVPARGLIGYSTEFLSMTRGYGIMNHTFDQYLPVIPGEIGGRHRGALVSIDNGKATTYSIMSIEERGTIFVNPGTEVYEGMIIGENSRENDLTVNITKAKQMTNVRSATKDQTAVIKTPRILTLEESLEFLNDDEYMEVTPESIRLRKQILNKAEREKANKKKKSAAAE; the protein is encoded by the coding sequence ATGACAAAATTAAGAGAAGATATTCGTAACGTTGCGATCATTGCCCACGTTGACCATGGTAAAACAACCTTGGTAGACGAATTGTTGAAACAATCGCACACCTTGGATGAACGTAAAGAATTGCAAGAACGTGCAATGGACTCAAACGATCTTGAAAAAGAACGTGGGATCACGATCCTTGCTAAAAATACAGCCGTTGCTTATAACGGAACTCGAATCAATATCATGGACACACCAGGACACGCGGACTTTGGTGGAGAAGTGGAACGGATCATGAAAATGGTCGATGGGGTTGTACTGGTCGTAGATGCCTACGAAGGAACCATGCCTCAGACGCGTTTCGTATTGAAAAAAGCCTTGGAACAAGATCTTGTTCCGATCGTTGTTGTCAATAAAATCGATAAACCATCTGCTCGTCCAGAAGAAGTTGTAGACGAAGTTCTTGAACTGTTCATCGAATTAGGTGCGGATGATGACCAATTGGAATTCCCAGTTGTTTATGCATCAGCGATCAACGGAACCTCTTCACTTTCAGATGATCCAGCTGATCAAGAGCACACAATGGCACCGATCTTTGATACCATCATTGATCACATCCCAGCTCCAGTTGATAACTCAGATGAGCCTCTTCAATTCCAAGTATCCCTGCTTGATTACAACGACTTCGTTGGACGTATCGGTATCGGACGTGTCTTCCGTGGTACTGTAAAAGTTGGGGACCAAGTAACCCTTTCTAAATTGGATGGAACGACTAAGAACTTCCGTGTTACCAAACTCTTTGGTTTCTTTGGTTTAGAACGTCGTGAAATTCAAGAGGCTAAAGCGGGTGACTTGATTGCTATCTCTGGTATGGAAGATATCTTCGTTGGAGAAACCATCACACCGACAGACGCAGTTGAAGCTCTTCCAATCCTTCACATCGATGAGCCAACGCTTCAAATGACCTTCTTGGTCAACAACTCACCATTTGCTGGTCGCGAAGGGAAATGGGTAACCTCACGTAAAGTCGAAGAACGCTTGCAAGCGGAATTGCAAACAGACGTCTCTCTTCGTGTTGACCCAACTGACTCACCTGATAAATGGACAGTTTCAGGACGTGGGGAATTGCACTTGTCTATCTTGATCGAAACCATGCGTCGTGAAGGATACGAATTGCAAGTATCTCGTCCAGAAGTTATTATCAAGGAAATTGATGGTGTCCAATGTGAACCATTTGAGCGCGTGCAAATCGACACACCAGAAGAATACCAAGGATCTGTTATCCAAAGCCTTTCTGAACGTAAGGGTGAAATGTTGGATATGATCTCAACTGGTAACGGTCAAACTCGTTTGGTCTTCCTTGTTCCAGCGCGTGGGTTGATTGGATACTCAACAGAGTTCTTGTCAATGACACGTGGTTACGGAATCATGAACCACACCTTTGATCAATACTTGCCAGTGATTCCAGGAGAAATCGGTGGACGTCACCGTGGTGCTCTTGTTTCAATCGATAACGGAAAAGCAACCACTTACTCTATTATGTCTATCGAAGAACGTGGTACGATCTTTGTCAATCCAGGTACAGAAGTTTACGAAGGAATGATCATTGGTGAAAACTCTCGTGAGAACGACTTGACCGTAAACATTACGAAAGCAAAACAAATGACCAACGTTCGTTCCGCTACTAAGGACCAAACAGCGGTTATCAAGACTCCTCGTATCTTGACCTTGGAAGAATCTCTTGAGTTCTTGAACGACGATGAGTACATGGAAGTAACACCGGAATCTATCCGTTTGCGGAAACAAATCTTGAACAAAGCAGAACGCGAAAAAGCAAATAAAAAGAAAAAATCAGCAGCTGCTGAATAA
- a CDS encoding rhodanese-like domain-containing protein — protein sequence MGNIIVWLAILGAFGWMAFNYFRIRKAAKFVDNATFEELIRQGQLIDLREPAEFHAKHILGARNIPSTQLKLSLAALRKDKPILLYENSRSSRVTNAALFLKKKGYTDIYVLSYGLDSWNGKVKKDA from the coding sequence ATGGGAAATATCATTGTTTGGTTGGCTATTTTAGGAGCATTTGGATGGATGGCGTTTAATTATTTCCGCATCCGTAAAGCTGCTAAATTTGTGGATAATGCTACTTTTGAAGAGCTGATTCGTCAAGGGCAGTTGATTGACTTGCGAGAGCCAGCTGAGTTTCATGCCAAGCATATTTTAGGAGCACGCAACATTCCTTCTACTCAGTTGAAATTGAGTCTTGCAGCCTTGCGCAAAGACAAACCAATTTTGCTCTATGAGAATAGCCGTAGTTCTCGAGTAACCAATGCGGCTCTCTTTCTCAAGAAAAAAGGTTATACAGACATTTATGTCTTGTCTTATGGTCTTGATTCTTGGAATGGGAAAGTGAAAAAAGACGCTTAA
- the ftsA gene encoding cell division protein FtsA — MARDGFFTGLDIGTSSIKVLVAEHVNGEMNVIGVSNAKSAGVKDGIIVDIEAASNAIKNAISQAEEKAGISINLVNVGLPANLLQIEATQGMIPVTSDSKEITDADVENVVKSALTKSMTPDREVITFIPEEFTVDGFQGIRDPRGMMGIRLEMRGLLYTGPRTILHNLRKTVERAGLQVENIIISPLAMIKTVLNEGEREFGATVIDMGGGQTTVASVRSQELQFTNIYQEGGDYVTKDISKVLKTSQKLAEGLKFNYGEAYVPSAGNEVFHVEVIGEVEPVEVTEKYLAEIISARIKHIFEQIKQDLERRHLLDLPGGIVIIGGGAILPGVEELAQEVFGVNVKLFVPNQIGIRNPAFAHVISLSEYAGNLTDVDIIAQAAVHGDEVLRQQPIQFDRPVQPQVQPQPAAPAQPVVPAYNAEKIESPVDAQEIPAASNDSKQEPKTTFTDRMKNLIGNMFD, encoded by the coding sequence ATGGCTAGAGACGGCTTTTTTACAGGTTTAGATATCGGTACTAGTTCAATAAAAGTATTGGTGGCAGAACATGTCAATGGAGAAATGAATGTAATTGGAGTCAGCAATGCAAAAAGTGCTGGCGTCAAAGATGGAATTATAGTAGATATCGAAGCTGCTTCAAATGCAATTAAAAATGCAATCAGCCAAGCTGAAGAAAAAGCAGGGATTTCAATCAATCTAGTCAATGTTGGGTTGCCTGCAAATTTACTACAAATCGAAGCAACTCAAGGAATGATTCCAGTCACAAGTGATTCAAAAGAAATCACAGATGCAGATGTTGAAAATGTTGTCAAATCTGCACTCACAAAAAGTATGACACCGGATCGTGAAGTAATCACCTTCATTCCTGAGGAATTCACAGTTGATGGTTTCCAAGGAATCCGCGATCCACGCGGAATGATGGGGATCCGACTTGAAATGCGTGGCCTTCTTTATACAGGACCTCGTACAATCTTGCACAATTTGCGTAAAACCGTTGAACGTGCAGGCTTACAAGTTGAAAACATCATCATTTCACCGCTTGCGATGATCAAAACAGTCTTGAATGAAGGCGAACGTGAATTCGGAGCTACAGTGATCGATATGGGTGGTGGCCAAACAACGGTGGCATCTGTTCGTAGCCAAGAACTTCAATTTACAAATATCTATCAAGAAGGTGGCGATTATGTTACCAAAGATATTTCTAAAGTATTGAAAACTTCTCAAAAATTGGCGGAAGGCTTGAAGTTCAACTATGGTGAAGCCTATGTACCATCTGCTGGAAACGAAGTCTTCCATGTAGAAGTCATCGGTGAAGTAGAGCCAGTTGAAGTGACTGAGAAGTACTTAGCTGAAATCATTTCAGCACGTATCAAACACATCTTTGAGCAAATCAAACAAGACCTTGAGAGAAGACATTTGTTGGATCTTCCTGGTGGTATTGTGATTATCGGTGGAGGTGCGATCCTTCCTGGTGTTGAAGAATTGGCTCAAGAAGTCTTTGGTGTAAATGTGAAATTGTTTGTTCCAAATCAAATTGGAATTCGCAATCCAGCTTTTGCCCATGTGATTAGCTTGTCTGAATATGCAGGCAATTTGACAGATGTGGATATTATTGCTCAAGCTGCGGTTCATGGAGACGAAGTCTTGCGTCAACAACCGATTCAATTTGATCGTCCAGTGCAACCACAAGTACAACCACAACCTGCTGCTCCAGCACAACCGGTAGTACCTGCATACAATGCTGAGAAGATTGAATCTCCAGTAGATGCTCAAGAAATTCCAGCAGCAAGCAATGATAGCAAACAAGAACCAAAAACTACATTCACAGACCGAATGAAAAATTTGATCGGTAATATGTTTGATTAA
- the trpB gene encoding tryptophan synthase subunit beta gives MTETKGYFGQFGGSFVPEPIQNLLNQLEETFEQYKNDPEFIAEYKHYLKDYSGRETPLYFAESLTEHLGGAKIYLKREDLNHLGSHKLNNVLGQILLAKRMGKTRVIAETGAGQHGVATAAAAAKFGMACDVYMGAEDVERQRLNVFRMEMMGATVHAVETGTKTLKDAVDAAFGAWMADLDAFYVLGSAVGPHPYPTIVHEFQKVISEESKRQILEKEGRLPDYVIACVGGGSNAIGAFSEYVAEEEVGLVGVEAAGHGLDTDQHAATMTKGTIGVVDGMKTYAVFGEDGKVAPVYSISAGLDYPGVGPEHAFFKDSGRVEYVAATDDEAVEALLLLSKTEGILPAIESSHAIAEAVKRAPQLDKDKIIIINVSGRGDKDVAAIADYLEAKAAK, from the coding sequence ATGACAGAAACAAAAGGCTATTTCGGACAATTTGGTGGATCTTTCGTACCAGAACCGATTCAAAACTTGCTCAATCAATTAGAGGAAACCTTTGAACAGTATAAAAATGATCCAGAATTTATTGCAGAATACAAACATTATTTGAAAGATTATTCTGGTCGGGAAACACCGCTCTACTTTGCGGAAAGTTTGACAGAACATTTAGGTGGGGCAAAAATTTATTTGAAGCGCGAAGACTTGAATCACCTAGGTTCGCATAAATTGAATAACGTTTTGGGGCAAATCCTCTTGGCCAAACGCATGGGCAAAACGCGCGTGATTGCTGAAACAGGGGCTGGTCAACACGGTGTAGCTACAGCAGCTGCGGCAGCTAAGTTCGGTATGGCCTGTGATGTTTACATGGGAGCAGAAGACGTTGAACGTCAACGTCTCAATGTCTTCCGCATGGAAATGATGGGGGCAACCGTCCATGCGGTTGAAACCGGGACTAAGACCTTGAAAGACGCCGTTGATGCTGCCTTTGGAGCATGGATGGCGGATCTGGATGCCTTTTACGTTTTGGGTTCTGCTGTTGGCCCTCACCCTTACCCAACCATTGTGCATGAATTCCAAAAAGTGATTAGTGAAGAATCTAAACGTCAAATCTTGGAAAAAGAAGGCCGTTTGCCGGATTATGTGATTGCCTGTGTCGGTGGTGGCTCTAATGCCATCGGTGCCTTTTCTGAGTATGTTGCAGAAGAGGAAGTCGGCTTGGTTGGGGTAGAAGCAGCTGGACATGGCTTGGACACCGATCAACACGCAGCGACCATGACCAAAGGGACTATCGGAGTGGTTGATGGTATGAAGACCTATGCAGTCTTTGGCGAAGATGGAAAAGTAGCGCCAGTGTACTCGATCTCTGCTGGTTTGGACTACCCAGGGGTTGGTCCAGAGCATGCTTTCTTTAAAGATTCTGGTCGTGTCGAATATGTAGCAGCGACAGATGATGAAGCAGTAGAAGCTCTTCTTCTTCTCAGTAAGACAGAAGGGATCCTCCCAGCTATTGAAAGCTCACACGCGATTGCAGAAGCAGTCAAACGTGCTCCACAATTGGATAAAGACAAGATCATCATCATCAATGTTTCCGGACGTGGGGACAAGGATGTGGCTGCCATCGCCGATTATCTAGAAGCGAAGGCTGCAAAATAA
- a CDS encoding YqgQ family protein: protein MKNLYDVQQFLKRFGIIIYVGKRLYDIELMKIELQRLYDAGLMERLDYLEADTVLRREHKQELEFLKKSEVE from the coding sequence ATGAAAAACCTGTATGATGTTCAACAATTTTTAAAACGTTTTGGAATCATCATTTACGTAGGGAAGCGCCTCTATGACATCGAATTGATGAAAATTGAGCTTCAACGTCTTTATGATGCAGGCCTGATGGAGCGGCTCGATTATTTAGAAGCCGATACCGTTTTAAGAAGAGAACACAAGCAAGAATTAGAATTTTTGAAAAAGAGTGAGGTAGAGTGA
- a CDS encoding cell division protein FtsQ/DivIB, with protein sequence MTDDNKKTPTDDKITELSAWQKRNKEYLEKKALEKAEEAETEETESEEAKEDEDLSEKETASVSEEESEEIEESEEEDESEAEEDPDADGESSEGEEVDPAKEELDPSEKQEKKPSFFKGLKTKKPKKEPTVAKRHIYRALPVIGISSLVALLSIYFLSPLSTQKVIEFSGNKAVDQQLLYEKSRIKEEDYTLTTFLHKSVYEQNMKTASPWIKEVHMHYQFPVTFKVNIVEHKVVAYYVTGEDHYPVLENGEVVETVTPASELPSSYISLKFSDRELVRQFVQEMKSISSSITDKIVSVDLTPSKVTKDLVTITMKNDNKILVPVSQITRKLPYYKAISKKLDDDSTIDMEAGVFSYSEQSIADAKEQAEKEKAESTENQNEHSEEASQEQNQEQNPEGENSSGNE encoded by the coding sequence ATGACGGACGACAATAAAAAAACGCCAACGGATGACAAAATTACAGAATTGTCAGCCTGGCAAAAAAGAAACAAAGAATATTTAGAAAAAAAAGCGCTTGAAAAAGCGGAAGAAGCTGAAACAGAGGAAACTGAAAGCGAAGAAGCAAAAGAAGACGAAGACCTTTCAGAAAAAGAGACAGCTTCCGTCTCAGAGGAAGAATCTGAAGAAATAGAAGAGTCTGAAGAGGAAGATGAATCTGAGGCCGAAGAGGATCCAGATGCGGATGGAGAAAGTTCAGAAGGAGAAGAAGTTGATCCGGCTAAAGAGGAGCTAGATCCTTCAGAGAAACAAGAGAAAAAGCCTTCATTCTTTAAAGGCTTAAAGACGAAAAAGCCAAAGAAGGAACCGACAGTGGCAAAACGCCATATCTATCGTGCCCTTCCGGTTATCGGAATCAGCTCGCTTGTCGCCCTTCTCTCCATCTATTTTTTAAGTCCCTTGTCCACACAGAAAGTGATTGAATTTTCAGGGAACAAGGCGGTTGACCAGCAACTCTTGTATGAAAAAAGTCGCATCAAAGAAGAAGATTATACTCTGACGACTTTCCTTCATAAATCGGTCTATGAACAAAATATGAAAACGGCTAGTCCATGGATCAAAGAGGTTCACATGCATTATCAATTCCCGGTGACCTTTAAAGTCAATATCGTGGAACACAAAGTGGTTGCCTATTATGTGACCGGAGAAGACCACTATCCAGTATTGGAAAATGGAGAAGTCGTTGAGACAGTAACTCCAGCTTCGGAATTGCCGTCCTCCTATATTAGTTTAAAATTCTCAGATCGAGAATTAGTTAGACAATTTGTCCAAGAAATGAAGTCTATTTCTTCTTCCATTACGGATAAAATTGTTTCGGTTGATCTGACACCGAGCAAGGTCACCAAGGATCTGGTGACCATCACCATGAAAAACGATAATAAAATCTTGGTGCCTGTTTCCCAAATTACCCGCAAGCTTCCTTACTATAAGGCGATCAGTAAGAAATTAGACGATGATTCGACTATCGATATGGAGGCTGGAGTCTTCAGTTATAGTGAACAATCCATCGCAGATGCCAAAGAGCAAGCTGAGAAAGAAAAGGCTGAAAGTACAGAAAATCAGAATGAACATTCTGAGGAAGCAAGCCAAGAACAGAATCAAGAACAGAATCCAGAAGGGGAGAATTCTTCTGGGAATGAGTAA
- a CDS encoding UDP-N-acetylglucosamine--N-acetylmuramyl-(pentapeptide) pyrophosphoryl-undecaprenol N-acetylglucosamine transferase, producing MKKIMFTGGGTVGHVTLNLLLIPKFIEDGWEVHYIGDKKGIEYQEIKKSGLEVRFHSIATGKLRRYFSFQNMMDVFKVAWGTLQSIAILLRVRPQVLFSKGGFVSVPPVIAARLTRVPVYIHESDLSMGLANKIAYKFATKMYTTFEQAHGLTKSAHIGAVTKVTDHIPTTSEELDEKTKGFRKDLPILLFVGGSAGARVFNEFVTEHQAELLQHYNIINLTGDSTLNQAEGGLYRVDYVTDQYLPMLQKADLVVTRGGANTLFELLAMNKLHLIVPLGKEASRGDQIENAQYFVDKGYAEQLQEDQLTLETFNETIQEMLKQSQVYHQAMEKSTELLSLDDFYGLLQKDISKGKDDGRQ from the coding sequence ATGAAAAAAATAATGTTTACTGGTGGGGGAACCGTGGGACATGTGACCCTTAATCTCCTCTTGATTCCAAAATTTATCGAAGATGGATGGGAAGTTCATTATATTGGGGACAAAAAAGGAATCGAATACCAAGAGATCAAAAAGTCTGGATTAGAGGTACGATTCCATTCGATTGCAACGGGGAAATTGCGTCGCTATTTCTCTTTCCAAAATATGATGGATGTTTTCAAGGTAGCTTGGGGAACACTCCAATCCATAGCGATCCTGCTCCGTGTGCGCCCACAAGTTCTCTTCTCAAAAGGGGGATTTGTCTCTGTGCCACCAGTGATTGCGGCCCGACTCACGCGTGTTCCTGTCTATATCCATGAGTCCGATCTCTCGATGGGATTGGCCAATAAAATTGCTTATAAATTCGCTACCAAGATGTACACGACTTTTGAGCAAGCTCATGGTTTAACAAAGAGTGCGCATATCGGTGCGGTAACCAAGGTTACAGATCATATTCCGACAACTTCTGAAGAATTAGACGAAAAAACAAAAGGTTTCCGAAAAGATTTGCCGATCCTTCTCTTTGTCGGAGGATCTGCTGGTGCGCGTGTCTTTAATGAATTTGTGACAGAGCATCAAGCAGAGCTCTTGCAGCACTACAATATCATCAATTTGACGGGCGATTCAACATTGAATCAGGCTGAGGGTGGTTTGTATCGAGTGGATTATGTAACCGATCAGTATTTGCCAATGCTCCAGAAGGCTGATTTAGTGGTGACTAGAGGTGGGGCCAATACCTTGTTTGAACTCTTGGCCATGAACAAACTCCACCTGATCGTACCGCTAGGAAAAGAAGCTAGCCGTGGCGATCAGATTGAAAATGCCCAATATTTTGTGGATAAAGGTTATGCAGAGCAATTGCAGGAAGATCAATTGACCCTCGAAACCTTTAATGAAACCATTCAAGAAATGTTGAAGCAAAGCCAAGTCTACCACCAAGCAATGGAAAAATCGACAGAACTCCTTTCACTAGACGATTTTTATGGCCTGCTTCAAAAAGATATCAGTAAGGGAAAAGATGACGGACGACAATAA